A genomic region of Pseudoalteromonas piscicida contains the following coding sequences:
- the uvrY gene encoding UvrY/SirA/GacA family response regulator transcription factor translates to MINVLLVDDHELVRTGIKRILDDVRGFKVVGEAKTGEEAVTFCRQSEPDIVLMDMNMLGIGGLEATKKICRYCPDIKVIVLTVHCEDPFPSKVMQIGAHGYLTKGAGPDEMINAIRAVNAGQRYIAPEIAQQIALAQFSGRNDENPFQSLSERELQIMLMITKGEKAQNIADRLNLSSKTVNSYRYRMFEKLNVSGDVELTHLAIRHKMIDIDSSH, encoded by the coding sequence GATCATGAACTTGTCAGGACTGGCATAAAACGCATTTTAGATGATGTGCGTGGCTTTAAAGTGGTAGGAGAAGCCAAAACCGGTGAGGAAGCCGTAACCTTTTGTCGCCAAAGTGAGCCTGACATTGTGCTAATGGACATGAACATGCTTGGTATTGGTGGATTGGAAGCGACCAAAAAGATTTGCCGTTACTGTCCTGATATAAAAGTTATTGTGCTTACCGTGCATTGTGAAGATCCTTTTCCAAGCAAGGTAATGCAAATTGGTGCGCATGGTTACCTAACAAAAGGTGCTGGCCCTGATGAAATGATCAATGCAATACGTGCGGTTAATGCTGGTCAACGTTATATTGCGCCAGAAATTGCTCAGCAAATTGCCCTTGCGCAATTTAGTGGCCGCAATGACGAAAACCCTTTCCAATCGCTATCGGAAAGAGAATTGCAGATCATGCTCATGATCACTAAAGGTGAGAAAGCACAAAATATTGCAGATCGCTTGAACCTAAGCTCTAAGACGGTAAATAGTTATCGCTATCGCATGTTTGAAAAGCTCAATGTGAGCGGTGATGTAGAATTAACCCACTTGGCGATTCGCCATAAAATGATCGATATAGATAGCAGTCATTAA